One stretch of Myxocyprinus asiaticus isolate MX2 ecotype Aquarium Trade chromosome 23, UBuf_Myxa_2, whole genome shotgun sequence DNA includes these proteins:
- the LOC127414230 gene encoding ribose-5-phosphate isomerase-like, whose protein sequence is MINNVNVYMRFKVLISSACFRVMRPQRWVEFAAISSRALLKRAHLLQWRHVCDSSRRDHDTLMAEEAKKLAAYAAVDNHIQNNQVVGVGSGSTIVYAVDRLAERVRQEKLNIVCVPTSFQARQLILQHGLPLSDLDRHPELDVAIDGADEVDAALTLIKGGGGCLTQEKIVAGCAKHFIVIADYRKDSKALGQQWKKGVPVEVIPMAYVPVSRAIARRFGGEAVLRMAVSKAGPVVTDNSNFILDWKFEHAQNWKEVNMAIKMIPGVVETGLFVGMAERVYFGMEDGSVKTRDPPVN, encoded by the exons ATGATCAACAATGTAAATGTGTATATGCGGTTTAAGGTGCTCATTTCGTCAGCCTGTTTTCGGGTGATGAGGCCGCAGAGGTGGGTTGAGTTTGCGGCTATCAGCAGCAGAGCTCTCCTCAAACGCGCTCATTTACTCCAGTGGAGACACGTGTGTGACAGCAGCAGGCGGGACCACGACACTCTCATGGCTGAAGAGGCAAAGAAACTCGCAGCCTATGCTGCTGTTGACAACCACATACAG AACAATCAGGTTGTTGGGGTGGGCAGCGGCTCAACTATTGTCTATGCCGTGGACAGACTTG CGGAGAGGGTCAGACAGGAGAAGCTGAACATTGTGTGTGTCCCCACCTCCTTTCAG GCCCGTCAGCTGATTCTGCAGCATGGTCTCCCTCTTTCTGATCTAGACAGACATCCTGAG CTGGATGTGGCGATTGATGGAGCTGATGAGGTTGATGCTGCTCTGACTCTAATAAAGGGAGGAGG GGGATGCTTGACCCAGGAGAAGATAGTGGCTGGTTGTGCCAAACACTTCATTGTCATTGCAGACTATAG AAAGGACTCAAAAGCCCTTGGGCAACAGTGGAAGAAAGGTGTGCCAGTGGAGGTCATCCCCATGGCGTATGTGCCCGTGTCCAGAGCCATTGCTCGCCGGTTTGGAGGAGAGGCCGTGCTGAGGATGGCAGTCAGTAAAGCG GGTCCGGTGGTTACTGATAACAGTAACTTCATCCTGGATTGGAAGTTTGAGCACGCACAGAACTGGAAAGAGGTCAACATGGCAATCAAGATGATCCCAG GTGTGGTTGAGACGGGCTTATTTGTGGGGATGGCTGAGAGGGTGTACTTTGGAATGGAGGATGGGAGTGTTAAGACTAGAGACCCTCCTGTCAACTAA